The following nucleotide sequence is from Mytilus edulis chromosome 13, xbMytEdul2.2, whole genome shotgun sequence.
CAAATGGAACtatgcatatcaatttttttttacgtttttaatgtttcttttttcgtttttcggtatttttttctattctaaatGATAAATTAAATGTTCATCGATTTCAAATGAAGTTGTGAATGTTGTAGCAATACATTCAATTATTAATTTATATCAATCGTGGTTTTAACTCTTTATCAAGGAAATCGTACCGAATATTacgacaaaacattttaataGCATGACTAAATCATGATATGAACtcagaaattcttttttttatcatttcttcgTATTTCATCTTTTCTCTCTCATTTTGCTAGAACAcgaataaacatgataataaaatATTCTCCGTTTAAAAGACATATTTTAAAGTCTGCAAATGCAAACGTCTTGCTCAATATTCTTACTtaatattataacaaaatttGTTATCAAAGATATTGCCTAATGCGCTCTCCTTTTCATGTATAAAtcacttcaaaaaataaaaaaactatctataaatttgaaaatgaccATTTATAATTGAATCTTTTATAACTGTTCAGGATCATTGTATTTGATTTAAACCTGATATACTGatataattacaaaattaaaacaaacgtaTTTTTCTCTTGTCTCTTTGCTTACCATTATGCGTCCGTCACCAGAAAATATCTGTATGTGTTAATTTCCAAAAGGTTTACTCatattaaaagaaattatttcgaCCTTGATAAAACTGCTAAGAAAACACCTCCAGTATGCttagataataaaacaaatatttttagatATAGACGAGTGCACTCTACAAAATGGAGGATGCGAACAAAATTGTGCAAATAGCCATGGTTCATTTGAGTGTTCGTGTGACAGAGGATATCTGCTTCAAAATGACAACAAAACGTGCATTGGTATGTATCATTACAGAGATTCGTTTACATTATAGAATCGAACAGATTGACGCAGATTATGTAATTGTTTATCATAACACCAAACTCGCACATATAGGTAACATTAAATGTCTTACTCAAATGACAGGCATTAAGCAGTAAAtggtaatataaaatataaaaattcattcTACAGAGTGGACTACTGAGATGCCTGTTTTCAtgaattaatgtttttaaagAGTTCATTCTCAGAGGGTAACATAAAGCATACAATGTTTATTTACAGATATCAACGAATGTCTAAATAAAAATGGTGATTGtgaacaaatttgcagaaatacCAATGGTTCGTTTCATTGTAGATGTAGAGACGGTTTTGTACTACTAAACGATGGCAAAACATGCACAGGTATTCTTTAAAGCTTTTCTGCAACTGTTATTCCTTATATTGACATATGACACAATCTGCAATACTAATATAACATGTCAAACTGTCGGATAATCAACAAACATTTATCGTACAATTATTTATTCATTGTTTCGTCATTCTGGATGTTAATTGACCAATTATACACTTTATTATTTTCTATCTTTTACGTCAGGTTTTCTTGAAAAAGGATTATCCTTATCACACCATTAAGTTGTCTATGATTGCAAGCTACTTTCAAGGCTAACAGTTCCCTCCTGGTAATTATCGGGATGCATCCGTCAAAATACTCTGGCCGCCATTTAAAGACAAAGGGTACTTAAAAAGAACTGATGTTGATAGTTGTATCATTAGCagtctccttatttttatataaataaatcgtTTCAATTAGCCTCCAAATGGTCTGCCGCCATGCTGCCAGTTGGATGTTCGACGATTTCCGTATTGGTGGGATATCCAGTTTACTTAAATTGAAATGTATCGATAGAAATAAcctaaatttaaaatatcaaaacaatgaGTTAATGCATAAAGCCCTACTACCAAACAATTCTCCTATTGCTAATGTCAGGACACAACTTTCTTATAGCCCTGATATCTATCTTGGTGCATACTTATCCGCTCAGTATTGATTGGTCAAAAATTGAAAAGAGCACGTTATAAATTGTATGCGTCCGAAGCGTATTTCCAGATTTACCTACGTCAGGAATGCTCAAGCCGAATAATTGAAACCCAATGATGTACAAGAAGTAAAACTGTTGAGGAACTATAATACCAAATAGGACATAAAAAATAGCAAGAGGTTATTTCTCTTGGATtgctttttaaatttcagataaaAATGAATGCATATTTAGTAATGGAGGTTGCAGTCAAATTTGTGTGAACGATTATGAATCTCATCATTGTGAATGTTCTCCCGGCTTTAAGCTACAAGATGATGGAAAATCCTGCTCAGGTAAGAGTTAATCAATAATCTAGATAATTTAAAAAGAGTTTGTACTTTATCGTCACAGCCGTAGTACAAATAACGACAACAttacacataaaaaaatcaaccaatTTGATTACAAACCATTAacgcttttatttatttttggaataaatACATATATGCCTTTCATTTTATgacgacataatctttcaattatatgaaatgaggtctggagctggcatgtcagtaactgctagtagtcccctgtaaatgtatgttttattttcatttgcctAGTTTGTTTTGTTACGTAATAAGGTAATCTGACATCGGACACGAATTTCTCTTAAACAAACTTTCAATGTGCGGTATGTTTTgagtttgtttattctacattggttagatgtATAGGGAGTTGATTGAGATCTAACAAAACATGTTCAACTCCGCCGCGATATTGCGCCTGTTCAAAGATCCCTTAGCCTTTGTTAGTTTGTacgttttttatttgttgttcgTGTATATGATTTGAAGTTTGGTGTGACGTTCATTTTCAtcgaactagtacacattttgtttaggggcaagctagATTTTCCTGCTATGTAGAAATCCCATTGTGACTTTCAGTTGTTTTCTGCTTATTGTGAGGAATGTTGTCTAATTGACacaattccccatttccattctcaaatctCGCTGGATGAATATTATAGCAATTCCATATGTCTTTTGTTTTAGATATTGACGAGTGTCAGTCGAACTCAAGATGTGCTCACGAATGCAAGAACATCATTGggtcatatacatgtagctgCAGAAGCGGGTTTCAACTTGGCAGCGATGGATTTTCATGCCACGGTATAACAaatttgtttgcttttatttACGTATttccaatttttattgatatttgataCAGTTGATGATATTCTTGAcataataaacttttaaaatactcaTATCATAACCGGACATAGGTAGGGGAATAATACAAAAGCGTGTTTTAGGCTGTTTCACGCTTCACCGATTATATGTCCAATAGATTGTTTTTTGTCCACAGATTTActagttttgaacagcggtatactactgccttTATTTATGACAAAGATTTGGAAAGAAACTTCTGAAACGAGTATTCATTTTAATTGAGCATTATATTTAGTTGAATATTTATTCAAAGAACGGTTTCGTTTTAACTCCAATCTCGTAGGTTCAATAAAAACATTGACCTACTTGAACTGGTATGATAGTAaggattcaaattttataaagGTAGTAGATCATTGGAATCACCGATATCTAAATTCTTTGATATGGGTAATGTGGACCACGACATATTCACGAAAATGTATGACAACACTGTTACTGTCGCTGTGGTACTTTCCCACTAGTAGTCGAACGGGGACGCTATGAAAACATTCCAATCGAACAAGGAGTATGTAAAATATGCAAGTCTGGGTCTATTGAAGATGAGCAACACTTCATATTATACTGTGATCGTTACTCGGTTTTGAGAAATGAACTATTTACTGCAGTATCATCAGATCCTGCTTATCATCTACGCATACATGAACTTCTTCCAAATGCCGCCCTAAATGAACTGTTATCTAACAATAATAAATGTATAGCGAACTTTATATTGGACTGTGATCGTATCAGAAGAGAAATTCTTTAACTATTTAACTAAACTGTTGAAATTTCTAATAATTTAGACATTCTTCCAAAActatttgttttctattatacAAAATAATTGACTTTTAATTTGTCAGTGCATCGTAAGCCTATTTGGCTGACTTTATTGTAATATTGTTATTATATGTTTCTATTGTGTATATACAGGTTGAACTATAATaaaccattcattcattcaatcatTCATAATAACAACGGGGCCGCAACGTTTAAGTTCTTCTCTCAGTCAGATTCTGAGACATCATGGCTTTCTTTAATGGAgagtatgtttgatttcaaagtGACAATTTACATAATACTGTCGGTGCATATACCTCTTCTTAGATAAATTTAGGATAAATCTATCCACTATATATTTGAAGGAAATTTATATTGACAGTGATCGTACAATGAAAACTAAGTAAAAACAGTACAGATGTTTTGTATTCTGTTAACGTCGTATGTACCAATACCGGTATATAACTTTGAAAATCAGCTAAACTTTTCAATCACGTTCTATAGGGACTACGGAAATAGTAAGTTTCTCAACGATCAAAATTGGTGTGTGTCAAACTGTCTTTTTCCGATAAATTGAGTTTTTTACgttttattatcatatttttgtcaaaggataAGAGTAAAAAGTTTATCTTAATCTTATGAGAAATAAACAATAATTCATTTTAGTATAGGTGTTTAGAACCGCCTTCAACTGCCAATTTGTTTACTGCAGATTCactgaaaaaaagaaacaaattcaataatgaataaataaaaaattagaaTAACACTACAACAACTAATGTGTAGGATAATAATGATCTAGCCTTGATATGTTTAACATATTATGATGCTATGTAGACAAAGACAATTGCATTGACGTTCACTGTCTAAATGGTGGAAGCTGCATTGATAATACGGGttcctatagttgtaaatgtgcTGCAGGATTTGAAGGCAACCATTGTGCAAAAGGTACTAATCTAGCTATAAGCATCTATTTTCCTTTGTTTAATTATAAAATGACATTTATCTATTTTATCACCGTACATAACGATTTAAAAAAGAACGGAACGAGAATATCAAAAGGAGTAGAGAATCTTATCAATACAGTATAAATGCACATAtgaatttaaaatgaaatgtCAGACACCAAAGGGATTATTTTTTTCGTTCCCTTTTGCTATTTTTTTACGGTGATGCCAGTGTCTGAAATGACGTTATCGATACAAATGTACGTAATCTATGTTTCACTGGTTAATTATAAGGTCAGTGATTTCTTAATCACATCTTACTTTAAACGTTTCCTAAACTATTTCATAAATACAAGAATTTGGTTTTAGAAAGTTGACTGTACATTATGACAAGAAAACTGTAAGaacatttaataataatataatacaatCGGGATAACGCCTTCTTTTTGATACGGCGATGATGTTGATAGGGCCAAAATATTTGGATGCGATACATGTAAGAAATAATCCTTTCTTTAAAAACTACAAGGTTAACAGTTTAACACTGTGAACGAATAATTTGAAAGTAATATACGTATTTCCATTGGATAAGAATGAGTTGTCAACTATTTTTTAATCTCTTTCAAGATTTATGAAGAGATTAAAAAAGTATGATTTATGAATTTACTAGTATATTTTGAGATATTTGAAGCCATGCAAATATCATTTGTAGATATCAATGAATGTGTGTTTGTAAACGGTGGATGTGAGGACATTTGTGTAAATACGATAGGATCATATCATTGTAACTGTGGTGGGGATGCCATATTAGCAGAAAACGGTTTTGCCTGTAAAGGTAGGAGCAAACACATTCTTTCTTGGCTTTGTTGATTATATTGTTATGAATGCAACGTTTTGTTTTAGAAAAGAACAATTAACacttttctccttgaaatagatTGGCCCGATAGGGGACGAAATCAAGTTTTGAAGCATCTTAGTTTACATCAATACTTtacactaaaattaaaaatatcttagAATAATTATACGCAAATGTCATTCATTATCGCACATAGTGCTTTCCACTACAACTTCCACTACTACTAATGATAATAGTAatgtatttttgtacttttaaatacAAAACCGAtccttttatttaactttttttgaacTATCAAAAAGTTAGGGactttttaatttaaactgttaaaCAGAAACAACCATAAATTAATCAAGAAAGTGTTGTAAAGGTACAATCACGTGACTTCCGTTTCTTTAAAAATTGGCATTACACCGGAAAAATTGTTTCGACTACATAAACAtcttaattattaattttttattgaaCCAGGAAATGAAACGAACGATGAAAATAGAGGACAAACAGTTTTTGAAATCCATAAGATAGCTAGACGCCTCCTTCCTAAGGGTTGTGCAATCTTAGAAATTGCCACGTGTGAAGACTCTGGGTCTGCCAGAAATTTAATTCTATCTTCCACATATGCTTGGTACCAACTCCTTTCCAACTCCAGTATTTTCTACACGTTTGGTGTGGTTTTTCTTGAATCAGGCGATCTTGCATTGCCTGTTTCGGTATCTGGAGTAGAGGTTATTTCCTTGGATTCAAATTTTGAACTTAAGTATGGCTCATTGAAGTATGGAGAAAACCATGGCAAAAAGTTAGCAAATAATCGGaccaacaactgtttttattttGAGATTACTCCAAAAGATGTACACCAGCTAGTTGGTGCTTTTTTACCGACGGTATTTGAAAGCATGACAGAATTACTCCCTAACTGGCTTCAATTTACTAACAATGGAACAGTTGGGTTTTCTGTGACCGATCTGAAGACTGATTTGTTCTATGGAAGGGACATAGATTCAAAGACGGAATGTAAAGGAGCTCCTGTCCTTAAAAACAATAAGTATAGTTTATTTCGGTTTGGAACAAATGTGGCAATGAccatctttgaaaataaaataactattcCAGAGTCGATCTCCGGTCAGAAATTTTGCTTGATATTAGACATTTGCCAGGATAATGGAGGAACTGCATTCCTTATCGTACCACCAGAATCGGAAGATCTGTTacagaaatttgaattttttaagtCACTTTACTCACAGTACGGTGTTAAATTTCGTCCAGTTGGAATGGGACTTTCTTTGTCAAAACAAATCAATGTGCAAGACAGACGTACTCATGTTGAGGTGTGGAATGGGGATAACTTCATTCAATACCCGTAAGCATAATATATCTTTATACGTTTTACTCTGTATctcaaaagaaaataatataataaaataaacgcAAGGAATATGTAATTGTTTTTCTCCGAAATCATTTACTCAGTCTTTAAGCAAAATGAACAAATCGTTTGATGAATgcttttatgaaataaaaaaaacaaaagcatgGCCCAATATTTTTGTTAGCAAGTAagtcattgttattgaatatgATATGACCTTGAAGCAAAATACTTGTGTGTTAGACAATCATATTTTGAGTAAATCTTGGTTGGTTTAATCAAATTTACTACAATTTCATGGCTATTTTATTCGAGGCTATCAAATAAAATGATATCATATTTATTCTCTACCATCAATTTTGATTGCTCAAATCCCCATTGAACCGGTAATTTTATTGCAACATGTAATTTGACTTTGTCGTAGCcgtttcaaattttattaatagGAATGTCATCCTCTCTCAGAATCAAAACGTGTATCAAATAAGAAGATCTGATCGAATACTGGGTCGATCGACACCCAATATAAAACTGAATCGAATATCACTTTAACAAACACCGTATATCAAATGGAAAACGCCAAGTTcatattcaaagaaaaaatataaactaaagtCTGCATTCTCCCTTTTTAGCTCaactggcctaaaaggccaagtgagcttttctcatcacttggcatccgtcgtccgtcgtcgttaacttttacaaaaatcttctcctctgaaactactgtgccaaatttaatcaaacttagccactatcatcattgggtatctagtttaaaaaatgtgtggcgtgacccggccaaccaaccaagatggccgccatggctaaaaatagaacattggggtaaaatgtagattttggcttataactctgaaaccgaggcatttagagcaaatctgaaaaggtgttaatttgtttatcaagtcaagatctagcTGACCTGAAATTGTCAGACAAATTGGACAAtcggttgtttggttgctgtccctgaattggcaattttaaggaaattttgcagtttttggttaatatcttgaatattattataaatagagataaaatgtaaacagcagcaaagtcagatctacaaataaatcaacatgacaaaaatggtcagttgacccctaaagGAGTCACAGCCCTCTACAgttgatttttaacaattttcataaattttgtaaatttttgtaaatttttaacaaaatatttttctctgtaactaatgggccaaggtCATTAAAAAtgaagataattgtaagtagcaagaatgttcagtaaagtaagatctacaaacacatcatcatcaccaaaacacaattttgtcattaatccatctgtgtcttttgttgaatattcacatagaccaagcgacacaggctcttaagagcctctagttgttcAGATATAGGAAATAATTGATATATCAGTGTTACTCGATATAAAAAGATATGATATgtttgccgatgagacaactctccactagataACAAAGGACATAGAGGAGGTTAGCAACTACaggtcacagtacagccttcaacaataggcAAAACCAATAACGCATAGTATgctataaaggccccgaaataacaaatgtaaatcaatttaaaCGATTAAAATAGGAAACCTAACGTCCGGaattatgttcaaaacaataaacgaaaaataaatatgatcataccaaTATTTTGTCTGTTAGTCCTGCTATTTCTATGATTCAACTCATGTTTGTTTAATTGTTCCTATTTTACATTATTTGCAGTGTGTTCAAATTTGCAAATGTCTGGCTACAGAGTTATGTCGATTACAAATTGGAAATCGATATATTTAGCCTTGATTTTACCTGCACTGCACAAATATTACTTTCAACACCAAGTTTACAAACGGTAAATTATGAtaaatacaatg
It contains:
- the LOC139500390 gene encoding uncharacterized protein produces the protein MAGFASPDCKDIDECTLQNGGCEQNCANSHGSFECSCDRGYLLQNDNKTCIDINECLNKNGDCEQICRNTNGSFHCRCRDGFVLLNDGKTCTDKNECIFSNGGCSQICVNDYESHHCECSPGFKLQDDGKSCSDIDECQSNSRCAHECKNIIGSYTCSCRSGFQLGSDGFSCHDKDNCIDVHCLNGGSCIDNTGSYSCKCAAGFEGNHCAKDINECVFVNGGCEDICVNTIGSYHCNCGGDAILAENGFACKGNETNDENRGQTVFEIHKIARRLLPKGCAILEIATCEDSGSARNLILSSTYAWYQLLSNSSIFYTFGVVFLESGDLALPVSVSGVEVISLDSNFELKYGSLKYGENHGKKLANNRTNNCFYFEITPKDVHQLVGAFLPTVFESMTELLPNWLQFTNNGTVGFSVTDLKTDLFYGRDIDSKTECKGAPVLKNNKYSLFRFGTNVAMTIFENKITIPESISGQKFCLILDICQDNGGTAFLIVPPESEDLLQKFEFFKSLYSQYGVKFRPVGMGLSLSKQINVQDRRTHVEVWNGDNFIQYPVFKFANVWLQSYVDYKLEIDIFSLDFTCTAQILLSTPSLQTLFTGIFIEEWAGLVEVKDFSVTPSLKFKLFNQEIVIYFKDIVTASLDVYFSVGGNKERVWCGAAANPEGIFVSFMINVNPFKDIPIIKDWDFNANGRMHAFIVTDTNNSSTSNNNKIDIANDIVNLSALLTRFRNAVTEIINEMGQDLADDVLLSLKELKNELFSFNQMLTTVHESNDMKLIVEAIGNIWKSFKEDLKKKGQDILDLLEYNKSFVARNISRFIENEESIIGYKIDILISKARNQIFTLITKHSGFGIKFSVDLNLMKLRFGRVDIEMVYSVDRLGECSQFQKVYELLKGEPSVKFLGKVTLGIKLGYFFTSEVGSTIRIAFSITSFKYVLQYSLYVDVFGIKRTTEITISENKMKIELEGSLWNVFFARLTMVSPLDKDWYDLTFAVTGEFLAKQGENDFGGSYLDGLRRITKNIGEEANKRLNFAKDKLNDAQVSLSRAQDKLSFAQNEVRKLNGAFDSAVTSMDKAKVKLEAAKVPFEKALEVLNRAQKI